The following proteins are encoded in a genomic region of Devosia lucknowensis:
- a CDS encoding L,D-transpeptidase family protein produces the protein MRLTRRNFIRSAALAGASAALPAWAQDSVFDMLSGTSRVVRETDRDGNTAAAAALIATNEPILSFDTMNNLQLAISQYEPFVAAGGWEEIPQQAYQLILGNTSPAVVQLKRRLISSGDMPLVEYASDVFDAETDRGVRNFQARHGLVVTGQIDEPTWYAMNVPAATRLQQLYLNYTRVQNMAAKLNSRYVVVNIPAATIEAVNEGMVEQRHTAVVGRVERATPIMASNISQINFNPYWHVPKSLVRQDLTKYMLENPNYLTEQNIFIYDGSGNKVDPQSINWANITDAQVNYMYRQEPGSANSMGHCKINFYNPYDCYLHDTPSKALFNENARFHSSGCVRVEGVNQLVNWLLRDNGDWDQNKVDSTFDSLQRLDVECKGRVPIHTTYITAWANRQGTVSFRDDVYKFDEQGKVTFS, from the coding sequence ATGCGGCTGACTCGACGTAACTTTATCCGCTCCGCGGCACTGGCTGGCGCCTCCGCCGCGCTTCCGGCCTGGGCACAGGATTCGGTTTTCGACATGCTCTCCGGCACCAGCCGGGTGGTCCGCGAGACCGATCGCGACGGCAATACTGCCGCGGCCGCCGCGTTGATCGCGACCAACGAGCCCATCCTGTCCTTCGACACCATGAACAACCTGCAGCTGGCGATTTCCCAGTACGAGCCCTTCGTGGCCGCTGGCGGCTGGGAAGAAATCCCGCAGCAGGCCTACCAGCTCATCCTGGGCAACACGTCGCCGGCCGTCGTCCAGCTCAAGCGCCGCCTGATTTCCTCGGGCGACATGCCGCTGGTTGAATATGCCAGCGACGTCTTCGACGCCGAAACCGATCGCGGCGTGCGCAATTTCCAGGCCCGTCACGGCCTCGTCGTCACCGGCCAGATCGACGAGCCGACCTGGTACGCCATGAACGTGCCGGCAGCGACCCGCCTGCAGCAGCTTTACCTCAATTATACGCGCGTCCAGAACATGGCCGCCAAGCTCAACTCGCGCTATGTGGTGGTCAACATCCCGGCTGCCACCATCGAGGCGGTCAACGAGGGCATGGTCGAGCAGCGCCACACCGCGGTGGTCGGTCGCGTCGAACGTGCCACGCCGATCATGGCCAGCAATATCAGCCAGATCAACTTCAACCCCTATTGGCACGTGCCCAAGTCGCTGGTCCGTCAGGACCTGACCAAGTACATGCTCGAAAACCCGAACTATCTGACCGAGCAGAACATCTTCATCTACGATGGCTCGGGCAACAAGGTTGATCCGCAGTCGATCAACTGGGCCAACATCACCGACGCCCAGGTGAATTACATGTATCGGCAGGAGCCAGGCTCCGCCAATTCCATGGGTCACTGCAAGATCAATTTCTACAATCCCTACGATTGCTACCTGCACGACACGCCCAGCAAGGCGCTGTTCAACGAGAATGCCCGCTTCCACTCGTCGGGCTGCGTGCGCGTCGAGGGCGTTAATCAGCTGGTGAACTGGCTGCTGCGCGACAATGGCGATTGGGACCAGAACAAGGTCGACTCCACCTTCGACTCGCTCCAGCGCCTCGACGTCGAATGCAAGGGCCGGGTGCCGATCCACACCACCTACATCACCGCCTGGGCCAATCGTCAGGGCACCGTCAGCTTCCGCGACGACGTCTACAAGTTCGACGAGCAGGGCAAGGTCACCTTCTCCTGA
- a CDS encoding methyl-accepting chemotaxis protein → MLKIVSGASLDAGRVAQAILSAISVSQANIEFTPDGLVIDANPVFLDLMGYTLDEIKGQHHRIFVDEAYARSDAYRQFWDDLKAGKFATAEFSRFAKDGREVWIQASYNAVRGPDGEVMRVVKLATDITASKLAAADAAGQLAAISRSQAVIEFDLDGTIRTANENFCSVMGYRLEEIRGHHHRMFVSPEDAASSRYKEFWQSLARGEFQAAEYLRVGKHGREVWIQATYNPIFDMNGKPFKVVKYATDITARKKAVTDIGDGLASLAAGNLDCRIEQPLPGELDEVRLAFNTTTETFSRIIAQLRDASSVLTSATGELLSASRDLEDRTSRQAAALEETSASMEQLSITVSENARRSTEASRNSATVFQTADETGAVMSEANAAMDRISASSGKISSIIGMIDDIAFQTNLLALNASVEAARAGDAGKGFAVVAVEVRRLAQSAATASADVKRLVEQSVSEVSEGSRLVSKAAGKLSSMVESVRQNGEFIADIANATQDQATSLDEVNSAVRQLDVMTQHNVSLVEEMNAAVSQTEGQARELDQIVDIFVHDDMSARARSQPSRRNAA, encoded by the coding sequence ATGTTGAAGATCGTCTCAGGCGCCAGCCTGGACGCAGGCCGCGTCGCGCAGGCCATCTTGTCGGCAATCTCCGTTTCGCAGGCCAACATAGAATTCACTCCCGACGGCTTGGTCATCGATGCAAACCCCGTGTTTCTGGACCTGATGGGGTACACGCTCGACGAAATCAAAGGGCAGCACCATCGCATTTTCGTCGACGAAGCCTATGCTCGCAGCGACGCATACCGGCAGTTCTGGGATGATCTGAAGGCAGGCAAGTTTGCCACGGCCGAGTTCTCACGCTTCGCCAAGGATGGCCGCGAGGTCTGGATCCAGGCATCCTATAACGCTGTGCGCGGTCCCGATGGCGAGGTCATGCGCGTCGTCAAGCTCGCCACCGACATCACCGCCAGCAAGCTGGCCGCTGCCGATGCTGCTGGCCAGCTCGCCGCCATTTCACGCTCTCAGGCCGTCATCGAATTCGATCTCGATGGCACGATCCGCACCGCCAACGAGAATTTCTGTTCGGTGATGGGCTACCGCCTCGAGGAAATCCGAGGCCACCACCACCGGATGTTCGTCTCACCCGAAGACGCGGCGAGCAGCAGGTACAAGGAGTTCTGGCAGAGTCTCGCCCGTGGCGAATTCCAGGCAGCCGAATACCTGCGCGTCGGCAAGCATGGTAGGGAGGTCTGGATCCAGGCCACCTACAATCCGATTTTTGACATGAACGGAAAGCCGTTCAAGGTCGTCAAATATGCCACCGACATCACCGCCCGCAAAAAGGCAGTGACCGACATCGGTGACGGACTGGCTTCGCTTGCGGCCGGCAATCTGGACTGCCGGATCGAACAGCCGCTCCCCGGAGAGCTCGACGAAGTCAGGCTCGCCTTCAATACGACCACCGAAACCTTCAGCCGCATCATCGCGCAACTGCGCGATGCGTCATCCGTCCTGACCTCTGCCACGGGCGAGCTTCTTTCTGCGTCCCGCGATCTTGAAGACCGCACGTCGCGTCAGGCGGCTGCGCTTGAAGAAACCAGCGCTTCGATGGAACAGCTGTCGATCACGGTCTCGGAAAACGCGCGGCGCAGCACCGAGGCGAGCCGCAACTCCGCTACCGTCTTTCAGACGGCGGACGAGACCGGCGCGGTCATGAGCGAGGCCAATGCCGCGATGGACCGTATCTCGGCCTCGTCGGGCAAGATTTCCAGCATCATCGGCATGATTGACGACATCGCGTTCCAGACCAATCTTCTGGCTCTCAACGCCTCCGTGGAAGCGGCTAGGGCAGGAGATGCGGGCAAGGGTTTCGCCGTGGTCGCGGTGGAAGTGCGCCGCCTGGCCCAGTCTGCCGCCACAGCCTCCGCGGACGTCAAGCGTCTGGTGGAGCAGTCCGTCAGCGAGGTTTCGGAAGGCTCGCGTCTGGTCTCCAAGGCTGCCGGCAAGCTCAGCAGCATGGTCGAAAGCGTGCGGCAGAACGGCGAATTCATCGCCGATATCGCCAATGCGACACAGGATCAGGCAACGTCGCTCGACGAAGTCAATTCGGCGGTCCGTCAGCTCGACGTCATGACACAGCACAATGTTTCGCTGGTCGAGGAAATGAACGCGGCCGTCAGTCAGACCGAAGGGCAGGCCCGTGAACTCGACCAAATCGTCGACATCTTCGTCCACGACGACATGTCGGCCCGCGCCCGGTCTCAACCGTCGCGCCGAAACGCTGCCTGA
- a CDS encoding DUF6898 family protein produces the protein MGDGEVLFEFIQVGQQMRVAAVDAATGIEVVVIAPLNSARGHMQRLALAKLRRRLAQDAVVPTTSPGKYA, from the coding sequence ATGGGCGACGGCGAAGTTCTGTTCGAGTTCATCCAGGTCGGCCAGCAGATGCGCGTGGCCGCCGTCGACGCTGCGACCGGCATCGAAGTCGTGGTCATCGCGCCGCTCAACTCTGCCCGTGGTCACATGCAGCGACTTGCTCTGGCCAAGCTCAGGCGAAGACTTGCCCAAGATGCCGTCGTGCCCACGACTTCGCCAGGCAAGTACGCCTGA
- the ldtR gene encoding transcriptional regulator LdtR has product MAIKSNAAEALSPERSEGLKPLYLEAVSRVERLHRRLLDLIKDEFDRMGWDDINPVQALLMFNIGDAELTAGELRSRGYYLGSNVSYNLKKLVETGYIFQERSRTDRRSVRIKLTPKGEEVAEVIDELYDRHLKSIDKVGGLGDEEFDGLNKALARLERFWVDQILYKL; this is encoded by the coding sequence ATGGCAATCAAGTCGAACGCAGCCGAGGCACTTTCCCCGGAACGCAGTGAAGGTCTTAAGCCCCTTTATCTCGAAGCCGTCTCCCGCGTGGAGCGTCTCCACCGCCGTCTTCTCGATCTGATCAAGGACGAGTTCGACCGCATGGGCTGGGACGATATCAACCCGGTTCAGGCGCTCCTGATGTTCAACATCGGAGACGCCGAACTGACCGCCGGCGAGCTGCGCTCGCGTGGCTACTACCTGGGCTCGAACGTTTCCTACAATCTCAAGAAACTGGTCGAGACCGGATATATCTTCCAGGAGCGCTCGCGCACCGATCGTCGTTCGGTCCGCATCAAGCTGACCCCCAAGGGCGAGGAAGTGGCGGAAGTCATCGACGAACTCTATGACCGTCACCTCAAGTCGATCGACAAGGTCGGTGGCCTGGGCGATGAGGAATTCGATGGCCTCAACAAGGCACTCGCCCGTCTGGAACGCTTCTGGGTCGATCAGATCCTCTACAAGCTCTGA